Within the Desulfosalsimonas propionicica genome, the region CCCAGGGGGTAGACCGGGTAGGGTCGGGTTTCAGTGTTGGGCGAAATCAGCAGGACCTTCATGTGTGAACCATTTCCACTGCCGTAACGGTTTTTCCGGCATTGATCATCAAAATTCCCCTGGAGCGCAGATCGATTTTTGTGTCTCCGGCCGGCCCGGCCGGGAGAAATCCTTTTTCCATGGACCCGGCAGCAATGCCTGCTGCTGCGGCAGAGGCCGTGGCAAACTCGCCGGTATATTTCCGGTAATCCACCATTGGCAGGTCAATGTCAATGGCTTGGCAAAAGGCGTTGATCACCTGGCGGGAAAAGTCCGCCCGGGCCGCAGGCATACCGGCAAAGATCACACCGATTCTTTCGGCCGCGGCCTTGGCCCCGCCCAGCTTTTCCACCAGGGCACTGGCGGTTTCGGCCGGATCGCCGCTGCCAAGAACCAATACCCGGCCGATGCCGATGCCGGTGTTGGCGGAGGTGAGCATCAGTCCGCCCCCGCCGTCGGCCGGGGTGGCGGCCAGGGCCGAGGACGGGTCAAACAGGCGGACCAGCGGATCATGGGCTTCGTCTGCGCCCATGACCAGACACGGCCCCTGGTTTTTGGCCATGAGCCTTGCTGCGATCAGGGCCTGCTCAAAAGCGTCGTCCTGTCCTGTCAATGTCATGTTTGCGCCCCTGGCCCCGAGCATGAGCGCAGCCTGGCCGGCAGGGGCGTTGTGTACGGATCCGGCAAAATCCATGGGGCTGGAAAGCTGCTCCTGGTTGGCAAACAGCCGGGTGAGAAAGTCATGGGTTTCTGTGAGCGCCCCCCAGCCGGTGCCGAAAAACAGATCCGAGATCTGATTTTCCATATTTGTGCGGCAGACCGCCTGGCCGGCCATGTTAACTGCCATTCTCGAAAGCCGCTTTAACCGCCGCACCGCTTTTGGATCCAGGCCTGCAGAAAGATCTTTGCCGGACAGCACCCCGGCGCAGGAAAGATTGTTGTAAAATGCCTGCAGACTGGCTTCTGTGTCCCCTGCGCCGGTGACGCACACGCCGGTCAAAACGCCCATGGCATCGGGGTATTCTGTAAAATGACCCGGGTTTTTCCGGATGTCGCTCCGGATGCCGCCAATGACCAGTGCGGCATTGTTGCCCCCGAACCCGAAAGAATTGGACAGCACCGTGTTGATTTTTCTGTGCTGCGGCCGGGTCAGGGGGTGGATGTCGAGATCCGGGTCCGGGGTGCGCATGCCGGCGTTTGCGGGCAAAAAGCCGTCTGCCGCGGACCGGGCGCAGATGCCCGCTTCCATGGCCCCGGCCGCTGCAAGGCTGTGGCCGCAAGCGCCCTTGATTGAGGAGAGCGCCGGTGGGTTGTCTCCGAAAACAGCGTGCACGGCCCGGGCTTCGGCCGCGTCATTGCCGATGGTGCCGGTGCCGTGCAGATTGATGTAGTCAATGTCTTCAGAACCCAGCCCGGCATCTTTTAAGGCGGCTTTTATGGCCCGGGCCGCGCCCAGGCCTTCCGGATGCGGGGAAGTGGCGTGATGGGCGTCACAGGAAAGACCGGCGCCCAGAATTTGGGCAACTGCATTTTTTGGGGGTGTTTGACCGCCTTTGAGCAGAACCAGGGACGCGGCCTCGGAAAGGTGCATGCCCTTTCTGTTTGCGTCAAAGGGCCGGGAGCCCTCCGGGTCGATGAGCTGAAGGGCGGCAAACCCGTGGCAGGTAAGTCGGCACAGGGCATCAGCTCCCCCGGCCAGCACGGTTTGGGCCATGCCGCTGCAAATCATCCGGGCGGCCAGGGCAATGGCCGCAGCCCCTGAGGAGCAGGCAGTGGAGACCGTCAAAACCGGGCCGGTGCACCCGCAGAGACCGGCCGCATGCCGGGCCACCGTGTCCAGACCGTGGTCGGCATAGGCCCGGGGGTCTGTGACCTGGTTTTTGATCAGCACCTCGGATTCCGGCATTCCGCCGGTGGTCACACCCATGACCACTGCGTCGGGAACCTCTCCCGGACATTGGTCCATGATTTGTCTGACCGCCGCATCTGTGAGCGCATGGGTCCGGCCGGCATCAATGACAGGCAAGTCCATGCTCACCTGTCCGGCCACGGGCGGGTCTGGATGGGAAAACAGGGTCAGGGGGGCGGCGCAAATCCGG harbors:
- a CDS encoding beta-ketoacyl synthase N-terminal-like domain-containing protein; translation: MTGIYITGIAMITPMGDTGQTMAALEENRICAAPLTLFSHPDPPVAGQVSMDLPVIDAGRTHALTDAAVRQIMDQCPGEVPDAVVMGVTTGGMPESEVLIKNQVTDPRAYADHGLDTVARHAAGLCGCTGPVLTVSTACSSGAAAIALAARMICSGMAQTVLAGGADALCRLTCHGFAALQLIDPEGSRPFDANRKGMHLSEAASLVLLKGGQTPPKNAVAQILGAGLSCDAHHATSPHPEGLGAARAIKAALKDAGLGSEDIDYINLHGTGTIGNDAAEARAVHAVFGDNPPALSSIKGACGHSLAAAGAMEAGICARSAADGFLPANAGMRTPDPDLDIHPLTRPQHRKINTVLSNSFGFGGNNAALVIGGIRSDIRKNPGHFTEYPDAMGVLTGVCVTGAGDTEASLQAFYNNLSCAGVLSGKDLSAGLDPKAVRRLKRLSRMAVNMAGQAVCRTNMENQISDLFFGTGWGALTETHDFLTRLFANQEQLSSPMDFAGSVHNAPAGQAALMLGARGANMTLTGQDDAFEQALIAARLMAKNQGPCLVMGADEAHDPLVRLFDPSSALAATPADGGGGLMLTSANTGIGIGRVLVLGSGDPAETASALVEKLGGAKAAAERIGVIFAGMPAARADFSRQVINAFCQAIDIDLPMVDYRKYTGEFATASAAAAGIAAGSMEKGFLPAGPAGDTKIDLRSRGILMINAGKTVTAVEMVHT